The following proteins come from a genomic window of Manduca sexta isolate Smith_Timp_Sample1 chromosome 6, JHU_Msex_v1.0, whole genome shotgun sequence:
- the LOC115455222 gene encoding uncharacterized protein LOC115455222 isoform X2, translated as MADPDESGNQVKDRKTNDKSIYINNALAEKDPSEYLRTDSFNNKDFFKDARSVSSNINIDNDNKNYFTQESDSRRYIRNRKGHFVKSRKDPKYYVRHGSQSYGRLFNNSLKMGRRQVGDMANVQPAADAPNDEENMRMKLFRLMYETVRDSDLKVKRAELIKTHYHNSSAFDIGYLMGDMTDKYNIMQDIATTLERLYHEWKPLEHINAYEQIANQAIQISHLIDMMRHINKRNSTM; from the exons ATGGCCGATCCAGACGAATCTGGTAATCAAGTAAAAGACAGGAAAACAAACGATAAatcgatttatataaataatgcattAGCTGAGAAAGACCCTTCCGAATACTTAAGAACTGATTCATTTAATAAcaaggatttttttaaagatgCTAGGTCTGTGTCtagcaatataaatatagataatgataataaaaactattttactcaAGAATCCGATTCCCGACGATACATTCGAAATAGGAAAGGCCATTTCGTTAAATCAAGAAAAGATCCCAAGTACTATGTTAGACATGGATCTCAAAGTTATGGACGTCTATTTAACAATTCTTTGAAAATGGGCAGAAGACAAGTGGGCGATATGGCGAACGTACAGCCAGCTGCTGATGCTCCGAATGATGAAGAGAATATGAGGATGAAGCTCTTCCGCCTTATGTATGAGACTGTAAGAGATAGTGACTTGAAGGTTAAGAGAGCAGAGCTGATCAAGACGCATTATCATAACTCTAGTGCATTTGACATAGG GTATCTAATGGGCGACATGACAGACAAATACAACATAATGCAAGACATTGCCACGACGTTGGAGCGGCTGTACCACGAATGGAAGCCGTTGGAGCACATCAACGCGTACGAGCAGATCGCGAACCAGGCGATCCAGATCAGCCATCTGATTGACATGATGCGGCATATTAACAAGAGAAATAGCACTATGtag
- the LOC115455222 gene encoding uncharacterized protein LOC115455222 isoform X1, whose product MLLSITLCILYGVPVFNLDIPPLYAKILDELSWTLKLKLLKDFADATSTTTKTTETTKSARRVGLQALVMADPDESGNQVKDRKTNDKSIYINNALAEKDPSEYLRTDSFNNKDFFKDARSVSSNINIDNDNKNYFTQESDSRRYIRNRKGHFVKSRKDPKYYVRHGSQSYGRLFNNSLKMGRRQVGDMANVQPAADAPNDEENMRMKLFRLMYETVRDSDLKVKRAELIKTHYHNSSAFDIGYLMGDMTDKYNIMQDIATTLERLYHEWKPLEHINAYEQIANQAIQISHLIDMMRHINKRNSTM is encoded by the exons ATGTTATTGAGTATAACACTATGCATACTTTATG GTGTTCCGGTGTTCAACCTCGACATTCCACCTCTGTACGCAAAAATACTAGACGAACTATCGTGGACGTTAAAATTGAAGCTACTAAAAGACTTTGCAGATGCTACATCCACCACTACAAAAACAACTGAGACGACAAAGAGTGCACGGCGGGTTGGTTTGCAAGCTTTAGTTATGGCCGATCCAGACGAATCTGGTAATCAAGTAAAAGACAGGAAAACAAACGATAAatcgatttatataaataatgcattAGCTGAGAAAGACCCTTCCGAATACTTAAGAACTGATTCATTTAATAAcaaggatttttttaaagatgCTAGGTCTGTGTCtagcaatataaatatagataatgataataaaaactattttactcaAGAATCCGATTCCCGACGATACATTCGAAATAGGAAAGGCCATTTCGTTAAATCAAGAAAAGATCCCAAGTACTATGTTAGACATGGATCTCAAAGTTATGGACGTCTATTTAACAATTCTTTGAAAATGGGCAGAAGACAAGTGGGCGATATGGCGAACGTACAGCCAGCTGCTGATGCTCCGAATGATGAAGAGAATATGAGGATGAAGCTCTTCCGCCTTATGTATGAGACTGTAAGAGATAGTGACTTGAAGGTTAAGAGAGCAGAGCTGATCAAGACGCATTATCATAACTCTAGTGCATTTGACATAGG GTATCTAATGGGCGACATGACAGACAAATACAACATAATGCAAGACATTGCCACGACGTTGGAGCGGCTGTACCACGAATGGAAGCCGTTGGAGCACATCAACGCGTACGAGCAGATCGCGAACCAGGCGATCCAGATCAGCCATCTGATTGACATGATGCGGCATATTAACAAGAGAAATAGCACTATGtag